One window from the genome of Aneurinibacillus sp. REN35 encodes:
- the dapA gene encoding 4-hydroxy-tetrahydrodipicolinate synthase yields MIDFGRMLTAMVTPFDKELNVDKKRTEALVEHLIATGTTALVVAGTTGESPTLTGSEKVALFRHVVELVNGRIPVIAGTGSNNTAASIELTQQAAQAGVDGIMLVVPYYNKPSQEGLYQHFKTIAQSTKLPVMLYNIPGRSVINMTAETTVRLATDVANIVAIKEANGDLGQMSRIIEQTPDDFVLYTGDDGMTLPCMSVGGKGVVSVASHVIGREMKEMIQAFAGGEVAKAARMHRQLLPIFEGLFIAANPTPVKAALNMQGIQVGGVRLPLVDLTEEERTFVTNLFPQKELVIV; encoded by the coding sequence ATGATTGATTTTGGAAGAATGCTAACGGCAATGGTAACGCCATTTGACAAAGAATTGAATGTAGATAAGAAGCGGACGGAAGCTTTGGTGGAGCACTTGATCGCCACGGGTACTACCGCATTGGTTGTGGCGGGTACGACAGGAGAATCGCCTACGCTAACCGGCAGTGAGAAGGTCGCATTATTCCGCCATGTAGTGGAGTTGGTTAATGGCCGCATTCCGGTCATTGCCGGCACAGGCAGCAATAATACGGCTGCATCGATTGAACTGACACAGCAAGCTGCACAGGCTGGCGTAGATGGTATCATGCTGGTCGTGCCTTACTACAATAAACCGTCGCAGGAAGGGCTGTACCAGCATTTTAAGACGATTGCCCAAAGCACAAAGCTTCCTGTTATGCTGTATAATATTCCGGGCCGCTCTGTGATTAATATGACGGCTGAGACGACCGTTCGTCTGGCAACGGATGTAGCAAACATTGTAGCCATCAAGGAAGCGAACGGCGATCTTGGCCAAATGTCCCGCATTATTGAGCAGACGCCGGATGATTTTGTGCTGTATACAGGAGATGACGGCATGACGCTGCCCTGTATGTCCGTTGGCGGCAAAGGTGTCGTCAGTGTTGCAAGCCACGTCATCGGTCGTGAGATGAAAGAAATGATTCAGGCATTCGCAGGCGGAGAGGTTGCCAAAGCAGCCAGGATGCACCGTCAATTATTGCCGATCTTTGAAGGTTTGTTTATCGCAGCTAATCCGACGCCGGTCAAAGCAGCACTTAACATGCAGGGCATTCAGGTTGGCGGCGTACGCCTGCCGCTTGTTGATTTGACGGAGGAGGAACGTACTTTTGTAACGAATTTGTTTCCCCAAAAAGAGCTTGTGATTGTATAG